The DNA region GCGACCGCATGGAAAAAGGGCTCAGCCAGCAGAGCCGGGAGTTTATGGCCGGGGATCGGACGCTGCAAAGCTCCCGTTCCGTGCCGCCGGGCTGGATTGAAGAAGCGCGCAAAGAAGGGCTGAAGGTAGGCGAGCAGATTACCTTCCAGACCATGACGTTTGCGGGCGACACGCCGCAGCTGGCGAGCGTCAAGGCCGTGGATGACGTCTACCCGATGTACGGCGAACTGCAAACCAGCCCGTCGGGGCTAAAACCCGCGCCCGGCACGGTGCTGCTGGCATCGCGTCTGATGGCGCTTCTGAACCTGAAGCCCGGTGACAGCATTGACGTCGGCGATGCCACGCTGAAAATCGCCGGGGAGGTGGTGCAGGAGCCTGACTCCGGGTTTAACCCATTCCAGCTCGCGCCGCGCCTGCTGATGAACACGGCGGACGTCCCGGCAACCCATGCCGTGCAGCCGGGCAGCCGCGTCACCTGGCGCTATAAGTTTGGCGGCACGCCTGCCCAGCTGGACGCGTATGAGAAATGGCTGCTGCCGCAGCTAAAACCCGAGCACCGCTGGTACGGGATGGAGCAGGACGAAGGGGCGCTCGGTAAATCACTTGAGCGTTCTCAGCAGTTCCTGCTGCTGTCTGCGCTATTGACCCTGCTGCTGGCGGTGGCGGCGGTGGCCGTGGCGATGGGGCACTACTGCCGCAGCCGTTACGACCTGGTGGCGATCCTCAAAACCCTGGGGGCGGGCAGGGCGCAGCTGCGCAAGCTGATTGTTGGCCAGTGGCTGATGCTGCTGGCCCTGTCGGCGCTGACCGGCGGAATAATGGGGCTGCTGTTTGAAAAACTGCTGATGGTGATGCTTAAACCGGTGCTTCCGGCCGCGTTGCCGCCCGCCAGCCTCTGGCCGTGGCTGTGGGCGATGGGCGCGATGGCGGTGATTTCGCTGCTGGTGGGGCTACGGCCTTACCGCCTGCTGCTTGCGACGCAGCCGCTGCGCGTGCTTCGCAACGACGTGGTGGCGAACGTCTGGCCGCTGAAGTTCTACCTGCCGGTGATTATCGCGGTGGCGGTTGGGCTGCTGGCCTGGCTGATGGGGGGCAGCACGCTGCTGTGGGCGGTGCTGGCCGGGGCGGTTGTGCTGGCGCTGCTGTGCGGTGTGCTGGGCTGGATACTGCTCAACGTCCTGAAACGCCTGACCGTGAAATCCCTGCCCGTGCGCCTGGCGGTCAACCGCCTGCTGCATCAGCCGTGGTCAACGCTCAGCCAGCTGTCGGCCTTTTCGCTGTCGTTTATGCTGCTGGCGCTGCTGCTGGTGCTGCGCGGCGATCTGCTCGACCGCTGGCAGCAGCAGCTTCCCCCGGAAAGCCCGAACTATTTCCTGATCAACATCGCGCCTGAGCAGGTTGCGCCGCTGAAGGGTTTCCTGTCGGAGCATCACATTATTCCCGAGTCGTTCTATCCCATCGTTCGCGCGCGTCTGACGCAGATCGACGGTCAGCCAACGGAGGGGAACAAGGACGAGTCGCTGAACCGCGAGCTGAACCTGACCTGGCAGGAGAAACGTCCAGACCACAACCCTATCGTTGCCGGCACCTGGCCGCCGAAAGCGGGGGAAGTGTCGATGGAAGAGGGGCTGGCGACGCGCCTGAACGTGAAGCTGGGAGACAGCGTCACCTTCACCGGCGATACTCAGGATTTTACCGCCAAAGTCACCAGCCTGCGTAAAGTCGACTGGGAAAGCCTGCGGCCCAACTTCTTCTTTATCTTCCCGCCGGGGGCGCTGGACGGACAGCCCCAGAGCTGGCTGACCAGCTTTCGCTGGGAAAACGGCAACGGCATGCTGACCCAGCTTAACCGGGAATTCCCAACGGTCAGCCTGCTGGATATCGGCGCGATCCTGAAGCAGGTGGGGCAGGTGCTGGAGCAGGTGAGCCGGGCGCTGGAGGTGATGGTGGTGCTGGTGACGATCTGCGGCGTGCTGTTGCTGCTGGCCCAGGTGCAGGTAGGCATGCGCCAGCGCCATCAGGAGCTGGTGGTTTACCGCACGCTGGGGGCCGGAAAGCGGCTGCTGCGAATGACGCTCTGGAGCGAGTTTGCCCTGCTGGGGCTGGTGGCGGGTTTAGTGGCGGCCATTGGCGCCGAGACGGCGCTGGCGGTGCTGCAGACAAAGGTCTTCGACTTCCCGTGGGAGCCTGACTGGCGTCTGTGGCTGATCCTGCCTCTGTGCGGCGCGGGGCTGCTTTCTCTCTGCGGCGGCTGGCTCGGTACGCGGCTGCTGAAGGGCAAAGCCCTGTTCCGTGAGTTTGTGAATTGATTCGATGTAGTGATAATGACGCACCGGATATACGTGCCGGTGCGTCATGTTTAAATAGCACAAAGTGATAATACCCACTCATTTAGTAGCACAAAACATTAAAAACCCGTCCACACAGCCCGATTATTTCCAGTTAATATTCACGCGCTAAATATTTAGCAGCGTGTCTATTAAGGAAAAATAATGACTATAAAAAAATCAGCGCTGGCGGCAACGATCGGCGCGGCAGTGGCATTAACGACCTTCGCTTCTCAGGCGGAAATCACCGTTCTTAAGCAGGATCCGCAGGCGGGTAACCCGCTGAGCCGCCTGAACTTCACCGTTGGCGGCAGTATTCGTCCTCAGTTCCAGAACATGACCGGCGACGACGGTAAAAACAGCTACAAGCGTAACGGCTTTGACGGCGGTACCCGCTTCCGTTTCGCAGCAGACTACTACCTGTTTGATGACATCAGCTGGGTAAGCTACTACGAGCTGGGCGTGAACATTCCCGCGCAGTTTAACTGGGATAACCACTACGCCGACGGCGCACACGACACCACGCGTCGTATGCTCTACACCGGCCTGAAGAGCGACACCTGGGGTACGCTGACCTTCGGTCAACAGAACAGCGTGTACTATGATGTGGTGGGCGCGAAAACCGATATCTGGGACTACGACATGATCGGCCAGGCACCGGGCAACGGGATCAACGGCGACTACGACGGTTCTTACCGTTCACGCCAGATGCTGAAATACAAGAAAACCGTGGGCGATGCCGACATCTATGCATCCTACCTGTTTGAAGACAGCGAATACCTGCCGGGCAACGGCCTGCGCTACAAGCGTAAAGGCGGCGGCTCGCTGGGTCTGGACTACCACCTGACCGCCGATCTGACCTGGGGCGCCGCGTGGAACTACACCCGCGCCGACATGCGTAACCCGGACAACGGCGACAGCAAAACCTACGACCAGAACATCCTCGGTACCGCGCTGAGCTGGACGCCGGACAACTGGACCTTCTCCGCAGGCGGCGGCTGGTACCAGAACTTCCTGACCACCAAAAAAGTGTCTGTTAACGACTACTTCGCGGGCGACGCGTGGGGTATTGAGTACTTCGCAGGGTACAAATTCCCAATCGGTCAGTACGCGGTGAAATCCATCCAGCCTTACTTCATGGGTGACCGTATTCAGTACGTAAATGGCCGTAACTACCAGCGCATTGATAACGGCGTGGGGATCAGCTTCCAGCTGGATTACGGTTTCCGCGTGGATTACGAACACGTGTTCACCTCCAGCACCGACAACCTGGGCGACATGAACCTGGTGCGTCTGCGTTACGACTTCTGACCCTCACCCTAACCCTCTCCCTGAAAGGGAGAGGGAACAGACGGGGAGAACATGTAGGCCGGGTAAGGCGTAGCCGCCACCCGGCTTTATTTTTCAGCGATCAAGCCACTCAGCAATCTCTTCGTACGTCCCGCGATACACAATCTTCTCCGCCTTTTTCTCCAGCTGATAGCCGTACATCGGGTCGTAATAGTCCTTTAACAGCGGCACAAGCCAGCTGAAGTGCGCGTCAGTGCTGCCAGTACGTTGCTGTTCCAGCAGCGCGGAATCTAACAGCGCGGTGAACTCAGCGTACCGCTGCAACCCCAGACGGCGGCGGATGGCGAACAGGCCGTGGTGCAGGTATGCGCTGTACTCTTTCCAGCCTGCTTCTTCACCGTAGGCCGCAGAAAAATCTGCCCACATATGGTCGAAGTACTCTTCGCGCAGGCGCTCAAGACGGACGTCAAACGGGTCCTCGACCACAACGATAGGGGCTTCAACCATGCGGTCGCGCAGGCACTCCGGCAGGTGGTTGGATCCAATCATCCGGCCCTCGTCCTCCAGCACCCAGCGCGCGGCATCTTTCTTCAACAGCTCGACCGCAAGGTAATTTTCAAAGCTGGCCTGGGAGAGCTGCGGCGTGAGCGTGCGGCCAAACGACGAACCGCGGTGGTGCGCCAGCCCTTCCAGATCGATACCCTGCGCGTGCTGCTTGACCAGCAGGGTTTTCCCGTTTCCGGTACAGCCGCCGATAAGCACCATCGGCTTTTGCGACTGCTCAATCGTCACCTGAATCGCCGTCTGGCGCAGGGCCTTATAGCCGCCGCGGATGAGCGGGTAGTCGACACCCGCCGCTTTTAGCCAGGCCTGCGAGATGTGCGAGCGCTGACCGCCGCGCGCGCAGTAGAGAAAGCCCTCAGGATGGGCCTGGCTGGCTTCGCGCCAGGCGTTGATGCGCGCCTCGCGCGTCTCGCCGCTCACCAGGCGGTGGCCGAGCGCCAGCGCGGCCTCGGGGCCCTGACGTTTGTAGCAGGTGCCGACGGCGGCGCGTTCGTCGTCGTTCATCAACGGCAGGTTAAGGGCGGCGGGCATCGCGCCCTGGGCAAATTCGATCGGCGCGCGAACGTCGATTAAAGGGGTATCAGACGCGAGGATCGCGCGATAGTCCGTTCCATCGTTCATGGTTATTCCAGAAGAAAACTCAGCAGCAATGGGCGGGGATTGTACGCCGGGGAAGGGGAAGGTCAACTCCCCGGCGCAGATGTCTTACTTAAGCTTTGACTGTGCCCAGACGATGCCGCTCGCGTATTCCGGCGGCAGGAGCGGGACCATCGCTTCCAGCGTGGCGCTCAGGCGGCCCGTGTCGCTGTCGTTCAGGTTCAGGTGGCCGACCTTACGACCCTCGCGCACCTCTTTGTCATACCAGTGCAGATGCACCAGCGGCAGCTTCAGCCAGTCGTAGTTCAGATCGGTCCCGATCAGGTTGATCATCACCGACGGGCTGTTCACCACCGGCTGCGGCAGCGGCAGGTCCGTAATGGCGCGCAGATGCAGTTCGAACTGGCTGATGGACGCGCCGTTTTGCGTCCAGTGGCCGCTGTTGTGCACGCGCGGCGCCAGCTCGTTAATCAGCAGGCCGGACGGCGTAACGAAACACTCCATCGCCATCACGCCCACGTAGCCCAGTTCGTGCATGATGGCCGAGAGCATATCTTCCGCCTGCGCCTGCTGGTCAGCGTTGGCGTGCGGGAAGGCGACGCTGGTGCGCAGAATGCCGTCCTGATGCAGGTTATGCGTCAGCGGATAAAAGACGGTGTGCCCGTCGTGCCCGCGCGCGCCAACCAGCGACACTTCGCCGCTAAAGTTAATGCCCTGCTCAACGATGCACTCGCCGTAGCAGTCGTCCGGCAGTTCGGCAGTCTCGTTCGCGCGCAGACGCCACTGGCCGCGGCCGTCGTAACCGCCCACGCGGCGCTTCACGATTGCCAGCTCGCCCAGCATGGCGAAGACGTCGTTCCACTCGCGCTTGTCGGCCAGGAGCTGCCACGGCGCGGTCGGCAGGCCGAGCTTGTCGAACAGCTGCTTCTGCGTCAGACGGTCGGCAATAATCGGGAACACGTCGCGGTTAACAAAGGCGTTATGACGCGCCAGCTCGCGCGTCAGGGCGGTTTCCGGCCAGCGTTCGATCTCGGCGGTGATCACGCTCTGGTGGAACGGTACCGCTTCCGGCTCGGCGTCCAGCCCGACGGGCCAGACGGCAATACCCAGCGGCTCGCCGGCCTGACGCAGCATGCGGCCTAGCTGGCCGTTACCGAGGACGCAAACCTGCTTCATGCCGCACCCCGCGGGTCCGGGTTGTCCAGCACCTCGTCGGTCTGGGCTTTACGCCAGTCCGCCAGACGCTGGCGTAAGTCTTTATCGTGCGTCGCCAGAATCTGCGCCGCCAGCAGGGCTGCGTTTGCCGCACCCGCTTTACCAATCGCCAGCGTGCCGACGGGAATACCGCGCGGCATCTGGACGATAGAATAGAGGCTATCCACACCGCTTAACGCGGCGCTTTGTACCGGGACGCCGAGAACCGGCACCAGGGTTTTCGCGGCAATCATGCCGGGCAGATGTGCTGCGCCGCCCGCACCGGCAACGATCACCTCATAGCCGTTCTCTTCGGCGCTTTCGGCGAAGCTGAACAGTTTGTCCGGGGTACGGTGCGCGGAGACCACTTCTACGTGGTGCGGAACATTCAGGATTTCAAAGATTTCGGCGGCGAACTGCATGGTGGCCCAGTCGCTTTTGGACCCCATCACGATGGCGACACGCGCCGGATTATTGCGGGAAGACATGCGTCTTAAAACTCCTGTGGTGCGAAACACACTGCTTTCGAGGGCACAGAGAATAGCATGGAATATCGGCAAGGAAAACGGTTGCGCGGTTAAAGACGCCGCAAAATCGCGCGGATAATCAGAACGGAAAAGCGATAAGTTCGACGCCGCCGGGCGTGACTTTCACCATCGAACCTTCGCTGTGCCACGCGCCTAATACCACACGGTGTGCGGGCTGGCCGTTGGCGATAAGGGTATGTACGTCAGGACGATGGGTATGGCCGTGGATCAGCCACTGAACGCGGTGCTTTTCCATGACGTCCACCACGGCCTGCGGGTTCACGTCCATGATGGTCATGGATTTGCTGCTGTTGGCGGCTTTACTGCCCGCACGCATTCTGGCGGCGATACGGTTGCGAATAAACAGCGGCAGGGCAAGGAACACCTTCTGGATCCACGGGGTGTGGACCTTGGCGCGAAACGCCTGGTAGCCGGTATCGTCAGTGCAGAGCGTGTCGCCGTGCACGATCAGGACCTTGCGGCCATAGAGGTCGAGCACCTGCTCTTCCGGCAGCAGCGTCATGCCGCTTTCGCGGGCGTAGCGCTTGCCGATCAGGAAATCGCGGTTGCCGTGAATGAAGTAGCAGGGAACGCCGGACTCAACCAGCGCCTTTATAGCGGAGGCCATTTCGCGGTGCAGCGGGTTAGGGTCGTCGTCGCCAATCCAGGCTTCAAAGAGGTCGCCGAGGATGTACAGCGCGTCGGCGCTTTTCGCTTCACCGCGTAAAAAACGCAGAAAACCGGCGGTAATCGCCGGTTCTTCTGTTTGCAGATGCAGATCCGCAATAAAGAGTGTCGCCACGAATTACTCGCTGACGGTCACGCTTGTAATCACAACGTCTTCTTTAGGAACGTCCTGATGCATGCCGCTGCGGCCGGTAGAGACGGCTTTGATCTTGTCGACCACGTCCATACCTTCAACCACTTCTGCGAATACGCAGTAGCCCCAACCCTGCAGGCTTTCGCCGGAGAAGTTAAGGAAGTCGTTGTCAGCCACGTTGATGAAGAACTGCGCGGTCGCTGAGTGAGGCGCCTGAGTACGGGCCATCGCCAGGGTACCACGGGTGTTTTTCAGGCCGTTGTTGGCTTCGTTTTTGATCGCTTCTTTGGTCGCTTTCTGGTTCATGCCAGGTTCGAAACCGCCGCCCTGGATCATAAAGCCGTTGATCACGCGGTGGAAAATGGTGTTGTTGTAGAAACCTTCGCGGCAGTAGTCCAGGAAGTTTTTAACTGTTTCAGGCGCTTTGTCATCAAAGGTTTTGATTACGATATCGCCATGATTAGTGTGGAAAGTAACCATTTTTGCATCCTGTTCCGTTATTGTGGTACGTCGACCCGCCTTCGGGTCATCTATAGGGGCCTGTTATAGCATAACCACAGGATGCGATCACCTTGCATTGTGTGCTGCTTCGGGTTTGAATTACGGGTAGAATAGCCGGTTTTCAACCACACACGTGTTTACATGGAATCTTCGATGTTAAAAATCTTTAATACAATGACGCGCCAAAAAGAGGAATTTAAACCTATCCATGCCGGGGAAGTCGGCATGTACGTGTGTGGTATTACGGTTTACGATCTCTGTCACATTGGCCATGGCCGTACCTTTGTCGCCTTCGACGTGGTGTCGCGCTACCTGCGTTTTTTGGGCTATACCCTGAAATACGTGCGTAATATCACCGACATCGACGACAAAATCATCAAGCGCGCTAATGAAAACGGCGAAAGCTTCGTTGCGCTGGTGGATCGCATGATCGTCGAAATGCACAAAGATTTTGACGCCCTGAATATTCAGCGTCCGGACAGCGAGCCGCGCGCAACTCACCATATTCACGAAATTATCGAGATCACCGAAAAGCTGATCGCACGCGGTCACGCCTACGTTGCGGATAACGGCGACGTGATGTTCTCGGTGCCGACGGACCCAACCTACGGCGCGCTTTCCCGTCAGGATCTGGACCAGCTCCAGGCCGGCGCGCGCGTTGACGTGGTTGACGTGAAGCGTAACCCGATGGACTTTGTGCTGTGGAAAATGTCGAAAGAGGGTGAACCAAGCTGGCCATCCCCGTGGGGCGAAGGCCGTCCGGGCTGGCACATTGAATGTTCCGCCATGAACTGCAAACAGCTGGGCAAACATTTCGACATTCACGGCGGCGGTTCAGACCTGATGTTCCCGCACCACGAAAACGAAATCGCCCAGTCCACCTGCGCCCACGGCGGCGAATACGTGAACTACTGGATGCACTCCGGGATGGTGATGGTTGACCGCGAGAAGATGTCGAAATCGCTGGGTAACTTCTTCACCGTGCGCGACGTGCTGAAATATTACGACGCGGAAACCGTGCGCTACTTCCTGATGTCCGGCCACTATCGCAGCCAGCTGAACTACAGCGAAGAGAACCTGAAGCAGGCCCGCTCGGCGCTGGAGCGTCTGTACACCGCGCTGCGCGGTACCGACAGGTCTGTTCCTGCGGCTGGCGGCGAGGCGTTCGAAGCGCGCTTCATTGAGGTGATGAACGACGACTTCAACACCCCGGAAGCGTACTCCGTGCTGTTTGACATGGCGCGCGAAGTGAACCGCCTGAAGTCAGAAGATATGGCCGCGGCGAATGCCCTGGCGTCCCATCTGCGTAAGCTCTCCTCCGTGCTCGGCCTGCTGGAGCAGGAGCCGGACGTGTTCCTGCAGAGCGGTGCGCAGGCGGACGACGGCGAAGTGGCGGAGATTGAAGCGTTGATCAAGGCGCGTCTGGAAGCGCGTCAGGCGAAAGACTGGGCGGCGGCAGATGCGGCGCGTAACCGTCTGACCGAGATGGGGATTATTCTGGAAGACGGCCCGCAGGGCACCACCTGGCGCCGTAAGTAATTTTTCCCTCACCCTAACCCTCTCCCAAAGGGAGAGGGAATTGTTAGGTTTTCTCCCTCTCCCCGTGGGAGAGGGCCGGGTGAGGGCATCAGCGCGCACGCATTCTCCACCACAGCAACCCCATCAGCACCACCCCCGGCAGCCACACCCACATCAGTTCAGAGAGAATGGCCTGATGTCCGTACGGCGTGGCGTAGCGTGAGAGCGCAAACGGCGCGACCTTTATCACCTGCCACGGCGCAAAGAAGCGTTCATCAGACCACGGCCACAGCCAGCCGACGCCTTTCCCGCCGGTCGTCACGGAATCCAGCAGGCTGTGCGACAGCAGTGACACGGTTAAAAACAGCCAGCAGCGCGTCAGGCTGGCCCTGAACCATCGTCGTCCAGTCAGCACGCACAGTATCGGCACCACAAAGGCAAACAGCAGGGAGTGGGTAAACCCGCGATGGCCGAAAACGTTGCCGTACGCCACGCCGAACTTGAACGCCAGCACGTCGGCGTCCGGCAGCATGGCGAGGACAATCCCGGCAAACAGCAGGCGGGGAGGAATAACTTTGGTTCCCAGGCCTAAGCCCAGACAAAGCGGAACGGCAGCGTGCGTAATAACGGTAGGCATTGTCATTATCCATGGCAAATCATGGAAATATAGCAGTAATCCCGCGCCAGCAGACCTGTGCTAAATTCTGATTTTACGCCGACTCGCGTGCAATAAGCTGCCCGGAAAGGGTAATGCGCTGGGTTTGCAGATCCGGCTCTTTCAGCTTGCGGATAATCAGCCCCGCCGCCTGACGCCCGGTTTCATCGCTCGCTGAGGAGACGTAGGTAAACGACGGTGAGGTGAGGTTAACGTGGAGCATATCTTCAAAACCGACCAGCGCGACCTGCTGGGTCAGAAACACATCCTTTCCCACCGTGCGCCCCACCTGATGAATGCCGGAAATCGAGCCGATCATGGCGTCCGGCGAATGGCAGAGCAGGGCGGTGATGGTGTTGTTTTTCTCAAGCAGCTGACGCGTTGCCATCGCCGCCGCCTGCGTATCGTCGGTGCAGGCGGGGGACGATTCGTCACGCCAGACCAGCCCGCTTTGCGTCATGGCGCTGCGAAAACCGAGCAGGCGTTGCTCGCGAATAAGACAGCCGTCGCGTCCGCCAATATAGGCGATATTGCGGTGTCCCCGCTCAATAAGATAGCGCGCGGCCAGGTTGGCGGCCTGGCGGTTATCGCGCATCACCAGATTACATTTTTCATCCAGCAGCGACTGGGAAACCGCCACCAGCGGCAGCGGGCAGTGGCGAATGTGCTCTGGCAGCGTTGAGGTGCGGGTGTCGGACGCCAGGTAGATGACCCCGGCCACGCCCTGCTGCTTAAACGAGAGCAGGGTGCGTTCGAGATAGTCACGGTCGTTCAGGGGCTGACCGAGAAACACCATATAACCCTGCTTCTCCAGCTCCTGAACGATGCTCGCCATCACTTTGATAGAGAAGCTGTCGCTGAAGTCCCGCAGGATCAGGCCGATTAAATTAGAGGTGTTGGCGCGAAGGTTGGCAGCGGCGACGTTATGAACATAGCCCAGCGTATTGATGGCAGCGTTGACCTTCCCGATCGTTGCCTCTGAGATTTTCCCTTTCTGGCGCAGCACCAGCGAGACGGTGGAAACCGACACGCCCGCGTGCTTTGCGACATCAATAATGCTGACTTTCTTCAAAACCGCTCCTTGAAATTTGCCGATTATCAGCCAGATAAAACACGTCTCCCAGCGTACAGGAGACGTGTCGTTCAGGCATCTTATTATTTGCCGATCATGGTGGACATGGTCTGGGCGATAAACTGTGCTCTGGCACCAAAAATCACCTGAATACCGTTGTCGCCGACGAAGACCACGCCGCGCGCGCCGAGCCCGTTCAGGCCGTCTTTATCGACCGCCTCACTTTTTGACACTTCCAGGCGAAGGCGGGTGATGCAGGCGCCGACGGAGTCGATGTTATGCGCCCCGCCCAGCAGGGTGATGATCTCGGTCGCGAGTTCGGAGTCCGATTTCTCATCCGCGTTGGCGGTCACTTCCGTACGGCCCGGCGTCTTCACGTCGAAGCGACGGATCACGAAGCGGAACGTAAAGTAGTAGATCAGCCCCATCGGGATGCCGATGATAATGGCGTTCAGGAAGTTGGTCTGGTAACCGTTAAAGGACGGCAGGATCCCGAACGACAGGTAGTCGATAAAGCCCGCCGAGAACGACTTGGCGATATGCGCATGCATCAGATACATGGTCATGTAGGCCAGACCCGCCATGATGGCGTTAAAGACGTACAGAATCGGCGCCACGAAGATAAAGGTGAACTCAACCGGTTCGGTGATCCCCGTCAGGAAGCAGGTGAGCGCCGCGGAGAACAGGATGCCGGCCGCGATTTTCTTATTCTTCGTGTGGGCTTCGTGATACATCGCCAGGCACGCGGCGGGCAGCGCGAACAGCATCAGCGGGAATTCACCCTGCATGAACTTACCGGCGTTCTGGTAGGTATCGCTGCTGAAGGATTTCACACCTTCTTCCAGCATCTTGAACCAGATGGTCTGGTCGCCGTGGATCACCTGGCCCGCCTGGGTGGTGTAATCCCCGAACGAATACCAGAACGACGGATACCAGATATGGTGCAGACCGAGCGGAATCAGCGCGCGCTCCACCAGGCCAAAGATAAAGGTCGACGCCGCCTGATTATCGCCGTTAACCACCACGGAGAGCGCGTCGATACCGGCCTGAATATGCTGCCAGACGTACGGCAGCAGCAACCCCATCAGGAACGACAGAAACGCCGTTGCAATCGCCACGAAGCGCTTTCCGGAGAAGAAGCCGAGGAACTCCGGCAGCTGCATGGTGTGGAAGCGGTTATAGCACCAGGCCGCGAGGATACCGCAGATCAGGCCGCCGAAGACGCCCATCTGCAGCGTCGGGATGCCGACCACCATGGCGTATTTTCCGCCCTGAGAGGCCATTTCCGGCGTGATGCTCAGCACGGTGCTGATGGTGATATTGGTGACAAAGACCGAGACCGCTGCAGAGAGCGCAGCAATGCCGGACTCTGACGCCAGGCCTACGGCAGAGCCAATGGCAAACAGCATCGGCAGGTTATCAAAGATCACCCCGCCCGCGTTCATCATCAGCGGCAGATGAAACTTATCGCCGAAGGCCAGCAGCAGGCCCGCAGCGGGAAGCAGTGAAATTGGCAGCATTAAGGCGCGACCAATCATCGATAACTTAGACAGCGATTTAACAAACCCTGATATCAGACTCATGCTGATTTCCCCCGAGTAGCGCTTTTTTTGGCGCTGTTATTGTAAGTAGAACGTTTTAGTAGAACGTTCTACTTATCGTGGGCAAAGAGTGAAAAACGCGCAACAGAATTTTCACGTTTCAACAGATGAAATAGTGATTATTTGAAGTGGATCGATAATTAACCGTGATGGGTGTGAGGGGATTCTATCCCCTCTCCCTGTGGGAGAGGGTTAGGGTGAGGGCAACAGACGGCTCAGGCCGTAACCGTCACGCTCTGGCCTTCAAAGCTCACGGTCTGGCCCGCGACAATCTTGCAGCGCTTGCGAGTTTCTACCGCACCGTCCACTTTGACCAGCCCGTCGGCAATGGCGATTTTCGCCTGCGCGCCGCTTTCGCTCCAGCCTTCCAGCTTGAGCAGATCGCACAGCTCAACGTGCGGGTGTTTTCCTAATGAAAAAGTCGCCATCTTAAGCGTCCTCTACGTCGTGATATTCTTCGCACGCCTGCAGGGTATTCTGAATCAGCGTGGCTACGGTCATCGGGCCTACGCCGCCCGGTACAGGGGTAATGTAAGACGCGCGCGCGGCGGCATCGTCATACACCACGTCGCCAACCACTTTGCCGCTTTCCAGACGGTTAATGCCGACGTCCACGACAATCGCACCCTCTTTAATCCACTCGCCTGGGATAAAGCCCGGCTTACCGACCGCCACGATCAGCAGATCGGCGTTCTCAACGTGATGGCGCAGGTTTTTGGTGAAGCGGTGGGTCACGGTGGTGGTGCAGCCGGCCAGCAGCAGCTCCATGCTCATCGGGCGGCCCACGATGTTGGACGCACCGATGACCACGGCGTTCAGGCCGTAGGTGTCGATGTTGTAGCGCTCCAGCAGCGTCACAATGCCGCGCGGCGTGCACGGACGCAGGCGCGGCGCGCGCTGGCACAGGCGACCCACGTTGTACGGGTGGAA from Enterobacter chengduensis includes:
- the purE gene encoding 5-(carboxyamino)imidazole ribonucleotide mutase; protein product: MSSRNNPARVAIVMGSKSDWATMQFAAEIFEILNVPHHVEVVSAHRTPDKLFSFAESAEENGYEVIVAGAGGAAHLPGMIAAKTLVPVLGVPVQSAALSGVDSLYSIVQMPRGIPVGTLAIGKAGAANAALLAAQILATHDKDLRQRLADWRKAQTDEVLDNPDPRGAA
- a CDS encoding porin; translation: MTIKKSALAATIGAAVALTTFASQAEITVLKQDPQAGNPLSRLNFTVGGSIRPQFQNMTGDDGKNSYKRNGFDGGTRFRFAADYYLFDDISWVSYYELGVNIPAQFNWDNHYADGAHDTTRRMLYTGLKSDTWGTLTFGQQNSVYYDVVGAKTDIWDYDMIGQAPGNGINGDYDGSYRSRQMLKYKKTVGDADIYASYLFEDSEYLPGNGLRYKRKGGGSLGLDYHLTADLTWGAAWNYTRADMRNPDNGDSKTYDQNILGTALSWTPDNWTFSAGGGWYQNFLTTKKVSVNDYFAGDAWGIEYFAGYKFPIGQYAVKSIQPYFMGDRIQYVNGRNYQRIDNGVGISFQLDYGFRVDYEHVFTSSTDNLGDMNLVRLRYDF
- the mnmH gene encoding tRNA 2-selenouridine(34) synthase MnmH gives rise to the protein MNDGTDYRAILASDTPLIDVRAPIEFAQGAMPAALNLPLMNDDERAAVGTCYKRQGPEAALALGHRLVSGETREARINAWREASQAHPEGFLYCARGGQRSHISQAWLKAAGVDYPLIRGGYKALRQTAIQVTIEQSQKPMVLIGGCTGNGKTLLVKQHAQGIDLEGLAHHRGSSFGRTLTPQLSQASFENYLAVELLKKDAARWVLEDEGRMIGSNHLPECLRDRMVEAPIVVVEDPFDVRLERLREEYFDHMWADFSAAYGEEAGWKEYSAYLHHGLFAIRRRLGLQRYAEFTALLDSALLEQQRTGSTDAHFSWLVPLLKDYYDPMYGYQLEKKAEKIVYRGTYEEIAEWLDR
- the purK gene encoding 5-(carboxyamino)imidazole ribonucleotide synthase; this translates as MKQVCVLGNGQLGRMLRQAGEPLGIAVWPVGLDAEPEAVPFHQSVITAEIERWPETALTRELARHNAFVNRDVFPIIADRLTQKQLFDKLGLPTAPWQLLADKREWNDVFAMLGELAIVKRRVGGYDGRGQWRLRANETAELPDDCYGECIVEQGINFSGEVSLVGARGHDGHTVFYPLTHNLHQDGILRTSVAFPHANADQQAQAEDMLSAIMHELGYVGVMAMECFVTPSGLLINELAPRVHNSGHWTQNGASISQFELHLRAITDLPLPQPVVNSPSVMINLIGTDLNYDWLKLPLVHLHWYDKEVREGRKVGHLNLNDSDTGRLSATLEAMVPLLPPEYASGIVWAQSKLK
- the ybbP gene encoding putative ABC transporter permease subunit YbbP; the encoded protein is MITRWFWREWRSPSLLIVWLALSLAVACVLALGSVSDRMEKGLSQQSREFMAGDRTLQSSRSVPPGWIEEARKEGLKVGEQITFQTMTFAGDTPQLASVKAVDDVYPMYGELQTSPSGLKPAPGTVLLASRLMALLNLKPGDSIDVGDATLKIAGEVVQEPDSGFNPFQLAPRLLMNTADVPATHAVQPGSRVTWRYKFGGTPAQLDAYEKWLLPQLKPEHRWYGMEQDEGALGKSLERSQQFLLLSALLTLLLAVAAVAVAMGHYCRSRYDLVAILKTLGAGRAQLRKLIVGQWLMLLALSALTGGIMGLLFEKLLMVMLKPVLPAALPPASLWPWLWAMGAMAVISLLVGLRPYRLLLATQPLRVLRNDVVANVWPLKFYLPVIIAVAVGLLAWLMGGSTLLWAVLAGAVVLALLCGVLGWILLNVLKRLTVKSLPVRLAVNRLLHQPWSTLSQLSAFSLSFMLLALLLVLRGDLLDRWQQQLPPESPNYFLINIAPEQVAPLKGFLSEHHIIPESFYPIVRARLTQIDGQPTEGNKDESLNRELNLTWQEKRPDHNPIVAGTWPPKAGEVSMEEGLATRLNVKLGDSVTFTGDTQDFTAKVTSLRKVDWESLRPNFFFIFPPGALDGQPQSWLTSFRWENGNGMLTQLNREFPTVSLLDIGAILKQVGQVLEQVSRALEVMVVLVTICGVLLLLAQVQVGMRQRHQELVVYRTLGAGKRLLRMTLWSEFALLGLVAGLVAAIGAETALAVLQTKVFDFPWEPDWRLWLILPLCGAGLLSLCGGWLGTRLLKGKALFREFVN